The Rhipicephalus microplus isolate Deutch F79 chromosome 4, USDA_Rmic, whole genome shotgun sequence sequence CAACTCTGTTCAgtcatatttttttactttttggacatattgccacgttccatatTGCCACCTTACATACAGTAAGGTGATTTTCGGTTGGCGGTCTTGTCCGCTAGTTTGAAAGGGATCTTGTGGGTCTTCATCGCTTGAGGAcagcttcctatgcatacaaaATCAGGGTAGATTGCTGCAATGTTCTTCGCCCACTAGGCAACTCGTTGGTTACTTTCTCTACCCTTCTTTGACCCACGCCTTGGTACTCCTTCGACTAAAACCACTTGGTATATGTTGACTTTTAGTTTATATCTTATCTGGACACATACATCGCACCCTTTATCCATATTACTTCCCTCTTTATTTCATGACCCTCGAACTGAACGTTTATGAGGCCCACTCATCATGCAACAAAACTTTTCCATCATAAACTCGTAGCTGCGAGATTCTTCCACTACGCAGGTGACTTGCATGCACCAGATCAGCATTTGTTACAGAAGTACCACTGTATAACAAAGCCACCATACATTCGTCTCCCACGGGAAGAAATAAATAATCTCAGTTGTAGTCATTGAGTGAATGGTTCTGAAGTGTCTGAAGTGAAGTGTCTACATGGAAACCAAAATGAGAGAAACACCTCCGGTACACCCACATAAGGAGCATTTGCACAGATCGCAACTGCCGACCCACTTTACGGACGCctcaccttttttctttttcttgctcgcATCCGAGAGGTTATATATGTGTTCGATAACATCATCGTCGCCAACGAAACGAACTCTCACGGCTCCTTGGGCCATCTCGTCAGCTTGTTTGGGATGAGCGGGAAGATCGTGCGCGAGTTGATGTCGCGTGTGATCGAGCCAATAGAACTTGCAAACAACTAATATCTgcttgaaaataaataaacaaaactttTTATGTTCCCCAAAACATTTATATGATGAATTAAAAGGAATAATTGCGCTTTGTTTTGGCCTACAACGTTGACAAACGCACGAAACCGCGGCTGTTATTCAACAATCGTACAGTGGCGTCTGCTTGCAAATGGCTTTGAGGTTTTTTGGGAAAGCGTGCCTGCGCGCTGTGCACAGGGCTCAGCCTAGAATGGCATGTGCGCGAAATCTTTCGCAAGAATCCTTCGAGGTTGAACACGACAGTGTGAAACGGGAATTCTTTATCAAACTCGGCAAAGGTACGTGTGATGGCGCTTGGAAGCGACTCGTTCGAACAGAAAAGAACAGCGCTACTTGAGACGCGGACAAGggtacttctagtacactctaacaagGGAACACGCTAGAACTGGTGCTAGCTGTTGCTGGGTCTCGGAAATGGCAGTGCCCGTCCTTGTGTGTTCCCTCGTGTAATGTATAGCGCTGTTCTTTTATTTAGATGGTTCCCTTGTCTGCGTCTCAAGTAGCGCtttatgctttatttatttactgtTTTATTTTATGGTTCCGAGCTGCTTTCTAGCAAAAAGCGACGAATACAGCAAAGGGGAGCGGACTGGCACTTTTCTGCGTCCGTCGTTTTGTTGATAGCCAACTCGTTCAACAGTATGCTCTACTTCACGTTTCCAGCGTTTGTGTGACTACGTACGTGTGATTTCAGACAAGGCTGTCCTGCAGTACGAAGTGATCGACTCCAAAACACTCGATCTAGTCCACACAGAAGTTCCCGAGTCCTTGCAAGGCAAAGGCATAGCCAAGCACCTCGCTAAGGTATGCGCTTCGTCCTGTCTCTGTTTTCTTCGGTGGTTTCGTATTTCCACGCTGTTTCTCTAGTACTATGAAGGCTCACCAACAAGCTCGATCCCATTACCTTTTAAGGTATGCCCTAATTAGCTTTTTCCTAGTGCAGCACCGCAAGTGGAAATCGCCGAAGTCAAACTGGTGGCCCTTGGATTCCAAAATTGTTTGCCGCATGCTGGTAGGCAGTTTCAAAGGCCTGCATTCGCGCATCTTTAGGAGGAAACATTTGCATGTGTGTAATATCAGATGTCGCTTGGTCCGCTCCTGTTGTCGCGCTTTGGCCGCATATACTAACATAGCGACAGGAAAATCAGTTTTCATGATATCTTCCAAACAAATTAGTTGTTTCTTTATAGTTCCGGCCTCTTGAGGCACTTCAGCTGCCTACGTGCTGCTCAAAGCACTTCTTCTTG is a genomic window containing:
- the LOC119172525 gene encoding protein NATD1 translates to MALRFFGKACLRAVHRAQPRMACARNLSQESFEVEHDSVKREFFIKLGKDKAVLQYEVIDSKTLDLVHTEVPESLQGKGIAKHLAKAAFDYLVHEDLQARLSCTYLVKYWNETKSPEHTKHILCA